One part of the Streptomyces ferrugineus genome encodes these proteins:
- a CDS encoding DUF3068 domain-containing protein, whose protein sequence is MRRTASPLSLILLGLGTFLLVLAPMLAWYVAPRAAVNPIDIDTTAVYKGTGSVFDTEKIETVPDQTITVTQRVRGDVAASERSGDAVWDVITTVDTDKSLPAADPHDALDFAPHRWVMDRRTTRPVHCCGEKPYIEGEAYLKFPFDVQKRSYQWWDNTGGTTVTMRYDGTEKVQGYRGYRFTATVAPRKVGTRLVPGTLVDQPNRPQVLAEEWYSNHGFKLVVDQRTGRVIYAQTGPRRTLRAPGGDKDAAVLLDSEKIAFTTATQKEAVRQAKRDSGLLRLVGEILPIGAAGAGFVLAVVGGVLVVRGRKQPESPGTSEMPQPSLTM, encoded by the coding sequence ATGCGCCGTACAGCCTCTCCCCTTTCGCTGATCCTGCTGGGCCTCGGCACATTTCTGCTGGTACTGGCGCCCATGCTCGCCTGGTACGTGGCCCCGCGTGCCGCCGTGAACCCGATCGACATCGACACCACAGCCGTTTACAAAGGCACCGGGAGTGTCTTCGACACCGAGAAGATCGAGACCGTGCCGGACCAGACGATCACCGTCACCCAGCGGGTGCGCGGCGACGTCGCGGCGAGCGAGCGCAGCGGCGACGCCGTGTGGGACGTGATCACCACCGTCGACACCGACAAGTCGCTGCCGGCCGCCGATCCGCACGACGCGCTGGACTTCGCCCCGCACCGCTGGGTGATGGACCGCAGGACCACCCGGCCGGTGCACTGCTGTGGCGAAAAGCCGTACATCGAGGGCGAGGCCTATCTGAAGTTCCCCTTTGACGTGCAGAAACGCTCCTACCAGTGGTGGGACAACACCGGCGGGACCACGGTCACCATGCGCTACGACGGCACCGAGAAGGTCCAGGGCTACCGGGGCTACCGGTTCACCGCCACGGTCGCGCCCCGCAAGGTCGGCACCCGGCTCGTCCCCGGCACCCTCGTCGACCAGCCGAACCGCCCGCAGGTGCTGGCCGAGGAGTGGTACTCCAACCACGGGTTCAAGCTGGTCGTGGACCAGCGCACCGGCCGGGTGATCTACGCCCAGACCGGCCCGCGCCGCACCCTGCGGGCGCCCGGCGGCGACAAGGACGCGGCGGTGCTGCTGGACAGCGAGAAGATCGCGTTCACCACGGCCACGCAGAAGGAGGCCGTGCGGCAGGCGAAGCGGGACAGCGGGCTGCTGCGACTGGTGGGTGAAATCCTGCCGATCGGGGCCGCCGGTGCGGGATTCGTGCTTGCGGTGGTGGGTGGCGTTTTGGTGGTGCGAGGCCGAAAGCAGCCGGAATCTCCCGGTACGTCCGAGATGCCCCAGCCCTCACTCACAATGTGA
- a CDS encoding PucR family transcriptional regulator: MAATRSPAPAAVARSAWHDVPRYQVRRFAELAMADAPNLAEQILREIQREYPHLPVVLDESGEPMALVGIRRAIEVFVQHLETSEGRPTVPPGVFQEFGRGEGLNGRSLDSLQAIYRMGVRLAWRRFAEIGQRVDIPPPAMYELVDAGYEYLDGLVDQSVRGYAEAAARQAGERLRLQRRLMELLLAEHHRGDPADALSERAARIGWPLPEKVAVGVLLRPAREAVAPAVGQGVLLDLEYERPRMVVPEPDAAGRPELLHRALCGWSGAIGPPVPLADAAKSLRWAEAAVRLMERRLLPAGEVLYCTEHTEALVLLQPEELIDDLAVRCLAPLEQCGPTHGRRLAETLLAWLETRGGAPEVAARLGVHPQTVRYRLRQLRELWGEEMDDPDRRFELELVLRAQRLRGVLGSSDAARSHGTSTGRTR, translated from the coding sequence GTGGCCGCCACCCGCTCCCCGGCACCCGCCGCCGTGGCCCGCTCGGCCTGGCACGACGTGCCCCGCTACCAGGTCCGCCGCTTCGCGGAGCTGGCCATGGCCGACGCGCCGAACCTCGCCGAGCAGATCCTGCGCGAGATCCAGCGCGAGTACCCGCATCTGCCGGTCGTCCTGGACGAGTCGGGCGAGCCGATGGCCCTGGTCGGCATCCGGCGCGCGATCGAGGTGTTCGTCCAGCACCTGGAGACCTCGGAGGGCCGCCCGACCGTGCCACCCGGCGTCTTCCAGGAGTTCGGCCGCGGCGAGGGCCTCAACGGCCGCTCCCTCGACTCCCTCCAGGCGATCTACCGGATGGGCGTACGGCTGGCCTGGCGCCGCTTCGCCGAGATCGGGCAGCGCGTCGACATCCCGCCGCCCGCGATGTACGAGCTGGTGGACGCGGGCTACGAGTATCTGGACGGCCTGGTCGATCAGTCGGTGCGCGGCTACGCCGAGGCGGCGGCGCGCCAGGCGGGCGAGCGGCTTCGCCTCCAGCGCCGCCTGATGGAACTGCTGCTCGCCGAACACCACCGGGGCGACCCGGCCGACGCCCTGTCGGAGCGCGCCGCCCGGATCGGCTGGCCGCTGCCCGAGAAGGTCGCGGTGGGCGTGCTGCTGCGCCCGGCGCGGGAGGCGGTGGCCCCGGCCGTGGGGCAGGGGGTGCTGCTGGACCTGGAGTACGAGCGGCCGCGCATGGTCGTGCCCGAGCCGGACGCCGCCGGCCGCCCCGAGCTGCTGCACCGGGCGCTGTGCGGCTGGTCGGGGGCGATCGGGCCCCCGGTGCCGCTGGCCGACGCGGCGAAGTCACTGCGCTGGGCCGAGGCCGCCGTACGCCTGATGGAGCGGCGGCTGCTGCCGGCCGGTGAGGTCCTGTACTGCACCGAGCACACCGAGGCACTGGTCCTGCTCCAGCCCGAGGAGCTGATCGACGATCTGGCGGTGCGGTGTCTGGCGCCGCTGGAGCAGTGCGGGCCCACGCACGGGCGGCGGCTCGCGGAGACGTTGCTGGCGTGGCTGGAGACCAGGGGCGGGGCCCCGGAGGTGGCGGCCCGCCTGGGGGTGCATCCCCAGACGGTCCGCTATCGGCTGCGCCAGCTCCGGGAGCTGTGGGGCGAGGAGATGGACGACCCGGACCGGCGGTTCGAGCTGGAACTGGTGTTGCGGGCCCAGCGGTTGAGGGGGGTGCTCGGCTCTTCAGATGCCGCCAGAAGTCACGGGACATCCACGGGTCGAACTCGGTGA
- a CDS encoding DUF2269 domain-containing protein has translation MSSTSSASAKKLSRPARRAALVVHVVASASWLGLTVGLLALAITAGATGSAVTVEASVRAMKLFADWLLLPVAFLTLVSGLVLSLGTQWGLARHRWVYVKFWLTLATTAATAFALRPGLGTTVSAVAAGEPLPDPGDLMMGPIVSLSAYVFMTVISVLKPWGLTRRGRRLRDASTRRRNGNTEPVRQAA, from the coding sequence ATGTCTTCTACGTCCTCCGCATCCGCCAAGAAACTGAGCCGCCCCGCCCGCCGGGCCGCCCTCGTCGTCCATGTCGTCGCCTCCGCGAGCTGGCTCGGGCTCACGGTCGGGCTGCTCGCGCTCGCGATCACCGCGGGCGCGACCGGGTCCGCGGTGACCGTGGAGGCGTCCGTGCGGGCCATGAAGCTGTTCGCCGACTGGCTCCTGCTGCCCGTCGCGTTCCTCACGCTGGTCAGCGGACTCGTGCTGTCCCTGGGCACACAGTGGGGGCTGGCACGGCACCGGTGGGTCTACGTCAAGTTCTGGCTGACCCTCGCCACGACCGCCGCCACGGCCTTCGCCCTGCGCCCCGGCCTGGGCACCACCGTCAGCGCCGTGGCCGCCGGCGAGCCGCTGCCCGATCCGGGTGACCTGATGATGGGGCCGATCGTGTCGCTGTCGGCGTATGTGTTCATGACGGTGATCTCGGTCCTGAAGCCGTGGGGGCTGACGCGACGAGGGCGGCGGCTGCGCGACGCGTCCACCCGTCGGCGCAACGGCAACACCGAGCCGGTCCGTCAGGCGGCGTGA
- a CDS encoding LysR family transcriptional regulator, translating into MDLTVWRTFVTVCRLGSLSAAAAELHHTQSAVSRQIAGLERQLGVPLMERHARGVRPTPAGEVFRHHALATLNEADRAVRAARDAGDGAFRRPLAVGATPSLAAGIVPEAVRALLKQAGSLRWSLLPGLSAQLHHRVITGDLDIAVVTDAPPGLPDDPRVERRFLGLDDMVVALPVDHPRAGCGPVRIQTLADETWAEDNDGSAALLGQHAARAGVSARIDLAAADLPGKLALVATGHAIALIPGVLTRALRTDVTTVDLVDPPNRGIYTITPRRDPHPCAAPLRDQFATAFACARPAQAAHRPTA; encoded by the coding sequence ATGGATCTGACGGTGTGGCGAACCTTCGTGACCGTGTGCCGCCTCGGGTCGCTGTCGGCGGCGGCCGCCGAGCTCCATCACACGCAGTCGGCCGTCTCCCGGCAGATCGCCGGGCTGGAGCGGCAACTCGGCGTGCCTCTGATGGAGCGTCATGCGCGCGGTGTGCGCCCGACGCCGGCCGGCGAGGTGTTCCGGCACCACGCTCTGGCCACCCTCAACGAGGCCGACCGCGCCGTACGCGCCGCGCGAGACGCCGGCGACGGGGCGTTCAGACGGCCGCTGGCCGTCGGCGCGACGCCCTCTCTTGCCGCGGGGATCGTCCCCGAGGCCGTCCGGGCCCTGCTGAAGCAAGCCGGATCCCTCCGGTGGAGCCTGCTCCCCGGTCTGAGCGCCCAACTGCACCACCGCGTGATCACCGGTGATCTCGACATCGCCGTCGTCACCGACGCACCGCCAGGACTGCCCGATGACCCGCGGGTCGAGCGCCGGTTCCTCGGGCTGGACGACATGGTCGTCGCACTGCCCGTCGACCATCCACGGGCTGGGTGCGGCCCGGTGCGCATACAGACGCTGGCCGACGAGACCTGGGCCGAGGACAACGACGGCTCGGCAGCGCTCCTTGGTCAGCACGCCGCCCGCGCCGGAGTCAGCGCCCGCATCGACCTCGCCGCGGCCGACCTGCCCGGCAAGCTGGCGCTGGTCGCGACCGGTCACGCCATCGCGCTGATACCCGGGGTGCTGACGCGCGCACTGCGCACCGATGTCACCACCGTGGACCTCGTCGATCCCCCGAACCGCGGCATCTACACGATCACACCGCGTCGCGACCCCCACCCCTGCGCAGCGCCCCTGCGCGACCAGTTCGCCACCGCCTTCGCCTGCGCCCGTCCCGCCCAGGCCGCCCACCGGCCGACCGCATGA
- a CDS encoding nuclear transport factor 2 family protein, with product MTTPHTIAVLGLGRMGEAIATRLDARGWDVVGWTRSGRASGAVRTTGDPNDAVAKADLVLLALFDGPACRQVLDDVRDRLRTDAVVLNTSTIAPAEASELARRLGPAYVHAPVLGSVPAVAVGALQILAAAGQDALERARPVLEALGTVRHVDDVRTAAALKLIANNSLAGAVLALRDSLRQADALGLPRGQVLDILELGRLGGLVARKRPFLADQPGAATAEFTIGALAKDMAVLADASDTPLRSAARLVDTPADPESDIAVAATVPAVEDAVLEPLRAYIRGHATGDPTHFRDAFLPTAHIEGIRDGAFVSWRLDEYCALFPGRSAPDEPTRSRRIDVVDVHGTVATATMTLSHGTDTFTDIFLLVRVDDGWRIANKAYHRHPSLQIPREKR from the coding sequence ATGACCACACCGCATACGATCGCCGTCCTCGGCCTGGGGCGCATGGGTGAGGCGATCGCGACCCGACTGGACGCCCGGGGCTGGGACGTCGTCGGCTGGACCCGCTCCGGGCGCGCGTCAGGTGCCGTCAGGACGACCGGCGATCCGAACGACGCCGTGGCGAAGGCCGACCTCGTGCTCCTGGCGTTGTTCGACGGCCCCGCCTGCCGACAGGTCCTCGATGACGTCCGTGACAGGCTGCGCACGGACGCGGTGGTGCTGAACACCAGCACCATCGCCCCCGCCGAGGCGTCGGAGCTGGCCCGGCGACTCGGCCCGGCCTACGTCCACGCACCCGTGCTCGGCTCTGTGCCGGCGGTGGCTGTCGGCGCGCTGCAGATTCTCGCCGCCGCCGGTCAAGACGCGCTCGAGCGGGCGCGGCCGGTTCTGGAAGCGCTGGGCACCGTCCGGCACGTCGATGACGTCCGCACCGCCGCCGCGCTCAAGCTGATCGCCAACAACAGCCTCGCCGGCGCCGTCCTCGCGCTGCGCGACTCGCTGCGGCAGGCCGACGCCCTCGGCCTGCCCCGTGGCCAGGTGCTGGACATCCTCGAACTCGGCCGGCTCGGCGGGCTCGTGGCCCGCAAACGGCCCTTCCTCGCCGACCAGCCGGGCGCCGCCACCGCGGAATTCACGATTGGCGCGCTGGCCAAGGACATGGCCGTACTGGCCGACGCGTCCGACACACCCCTGCGCAGCGCGGCCCGTCTGGTCGACACCCCTGCCGACCCCGAGAGCGACATTGCTGTTGCCGCCACGGTCCCGGCCGTGGAGGACGCCGTGCTCGAACCGCTCCGCGCCTACATCCGCGGACACGCCACCGGTGATCCAACCCACTTCCGCGACGCGTTCCTGCCCACCGCCCACATCGAGGGCATCCGGGACGGCGCATTCGTCTCGTGGCGCCTGGACGAGTACTGCGCTCTCTTTCCGGGCCGGTCGGCCCCGGACGAACCGACCCGCTCCCGCCGCATCGACGTCGTCGACGTCCATGGCACCGTCGCGACCGCGACCATGACGCTGTCGCACGGCACAGACACGTTCACCGACATCTTCCTGCTGGTCCGCGTCGACGACGGCTGGCGCATCGCCAACAAGGCCTACCACCGACACCCATCCCTACAGATCCCAAGGGAAAAGCGCTAG
- a CDS encoding IclR family transcriptional regulator: MGRLVPAVTRALDILELFLDGDGTLSAPDIVRKLQLPRTTVHELVTTLAARSYIVQVPGQPGRYRLGVRPYQLGSRYAEQLDLAAEGQQVARSVAETCDETVHVAILEGTDVIYIAKVDSTHAVRMVSAAGRRLPAHCTSVGKMLLASLPESELGSRVPDGAELVAMTPNSITDPGALREALATIRQRGIAVESRESNPDVSCVAAPVKDRTGQVVAALSISVPMIRWSDERRAELEQLAAKGAAELSERLGHRSVA, encoded by the coding sequence GTGGGACGCCTCGTACCAGCCGTGACCCGGGCTCTCGACATCCTCGAGCTCTTCCTCGACGGGGACGGCACGCTCTCCGCCCCTGACATCGTGCGCAAGCTCCAGCTTCCGCGCACCACCGTGCACGAGCTGGTCACCACACTCGCAGCCCGGTCTTACATCGTCCAGGTCCCGGGTCAGCCGGGACGGTACCGGCTGGGCGTACGGCCGTACCAGCTCGGCAGCCGGTACGCCGAGCAGCTCGACCTCGCGGCCGAGGGGCAGCAGGTGGCGCGCTCCGTCGCGGAGACCTGTGACGAGACCGTGCACGTGGCGATCCTCGAAGGCACCGACGTCATCTACATCGCCAAGGTCGACTCCACGCACGCCGTGCGCATGGTGTCCGCGGCCGGGCGCCGGCTGCCCGCGCACTGCACGTCCGTCGGCAAGATGCTGCTGGCCTCCCTTCCCGAGTCGGAACTCGGCTCCCGCGTCCCCGACGGCGCCGAGCTCGTCGCCATGACACCGAACAGCATCACCGACCCGGGCGCGCTGCGCGAGGCCCTCGCCACGATCCGGCAGCGTGGGATCGCCGTCGAGAGCCGGGAGTCCAACCCGGACGTGTCGTGCGTGGCCGCGCCGGTGAAGGACCGGACCGGGCAGGTCGTCGCCGCCCTCTCCATCTCCGTCCCCATGATCCGCTGGAGCGACGAGCGCCGCGCCGAGCTGGAGCAGCTCGCCGCCAAGGGCGCCGCGGAACTGTCGGAGCGTCTCGGACACCGGAGCGTGGCATGA
- a CDS encoding SMP-30/gluconolactonase/LRE family protein translates to MNTRYEVAVRAEAELGEGPTWDADHGRLLWIDILGSRIHTFDPVSGRRSVRTTPQHVGAVKPRAGGGLVLNLRDGVGLLDPDDTFRWLHHEPVPGRRANDAAVAPDGALWAGTMRYDEAPGGGTLSRLTGAGAVDVVLDDVAVSNGTGWSPDGSLMYYIDSPTRRIDVFDHADGGVTGRRPFVEIEDGAGFPDGLTVDADGCVWVALWEGSAVRRYTPGGELDRVIELPVPRVTACAFAGPGLTDLYITTARVGLAAPPPLAGSLLVVPGAGEGLAQPAFAG, encoded by the coding sequence ATGAACACCCGCTACGAGGTCGCGGTCCGGGCGGAGGCGGAGCTCGGCGAGGGGCCGACCTGGGACGCGGACCACGGGCGGCTGCTGTGGATCGACATCCTGGGGAGTCGGATCCACACGTTCGACCCCGTCTCGGGGCGGCGGAGCGTCCGTACGACGCCCCAGCACGTCGGCGCCGTCAAGCCCCGCGCCGGCGGCGGGCTCGTCCTCAACCTCCGGGACGGCGTGGGGCTGCTCGACCCCGACGACACCTTCCGCTGGCTGCACCACGAGCCCGTCCCCGGCCGCCGCGCCAACGACGCCGCCGTCGCCCCCGACGGCGCCCTGTGGGCGGGCACCATGCGCTACGACGAGGCCCCGGGCGGCGGGACGCTGTCCCGGCTCACCGGTGCCGGGGCGGTCGACGTCGTACTCGACGACGTGGCGGTCAGCAACGGCACCGGCTGGAGCCCGGACGGCAGCCTCATGTACTACATCGACTCGCCCACGCGGCGCATCGACGTCTTCGACCACGCGGACGGCGGCGTCACCGGCCGACGGCCCTTCGTCGAGATCGAGGACGGCGCCGGGTTCCCCGACGGGCTGACCGTGGACGCCGACGGGTGCGTGTGGGTGGCCCTGTGGGAGGGCTCGGCCGTACGCCGCTACACACCGGGCGGGGAGCTGGACCGGGTGATCGAGCTTCCGGTGCCCCGGGTGACCGCGTGCGCGTTCGCCGGGCCCGGACTGACCGACCTGTACATCACGACGGCCCGGGTCGGACTGGCGGCCCCGCCGCCGCTGGCGGGCTCGCTGCTCGTCGTGCCCGGCGCGGGCGAGGGGCTGGCACAGCCCGCCTTCGCCGGCTGA
- a CDS encoding NAD(P)/FAD-dependent oxidoreductase codes for MSRRAVVIGAGLAGMLAAAALSTVADEVVVLDRDELPDGPEHRKGLPQGRHAHLLMAGGLAAMEDLVPGVSMRGHLLAAGAHEIPLGSGMVALTPEGWFRRWRHPGPHMLTCTRALLDWAIRVAVLANTGVEIRKGQALELTGTRERVTGLRVSTGAGEEELAADFVVDAAGRGSRAVKWLAGLGISDVREKTVDAGLVNATRLYRTPVGAARFPLTIVQANPYLGRPGRSGMMLPIEGDRWMVSLAGTRGGGEPPADPDAFLRYALDLPDPIVGRLVSGAEPLTDVHVSRSTSNHRRYLEKTRHWPERFVVLGDALATFNPAYGQGMSVAAMGAQVLARELREAGLTGAGLARRVQRTAARSVEGAWTMAVSQDVWFPGTRGGSPGLADRLVTAYTRRMIRTATGSYTAASAVWDVTSMTTGPTRLLRPSTVLATLNGPPLPPAVGAPLTKQEREILRDLDRTGT; via the coding sequence ATGTCGCGTAGAGCTGTCGTCATCGGTGCGGGACTGGCCGGCATGCTGGCCGCGGCGGCGCTGTCCACCGTCGCGGACGAGGTGGTCGTACTCGACCGGGACGAGCTGCCCGACGGGCCGGAGCACCGCAAGGGCCTGCCGCAGGGACGCCACGCGCATCTGCTGATGGCCGGCGGGCTGGCCGCGATGGAGGACCTGGTGCCGGGCGTGAGCATGCGGGGGCATCTGCTCGCCGCCGGTGCGCACGAGATCCCGCTCGGCTCGGGCATGGTCGCCCTCACCCCCGAGGGCTGGTTCCGGCGCTGGCGGCATCCCGGACCGCACATGCTGACGTGCACCCGGGCGCTGCTGGACTGGGCGATACGGGTCGCGGTGCTGGCCAACACCGGCGTCGAGATCCGCAAGGGCCAGGCGCTGGAGCTGACCGGCACGCGCGAGCGGGTCACCGGGCTGCGCGTCTCGACCGGCGCCGGGGAGGAGGAACTCGCCGCCGATTTCGTGGTGGACGCCGCCGGACGGGGCTCACGGGCCGTCAAATGGCTGGCGGGGCTGGGAATTTCGGACGTCCGGGAGAAGACGGTGGACGCCGGGCTGGTGAACGCCACCCGCCTCTACCGCACCCCCGTCGGCGCCGCGCGCTTCCCGCTGACCATAGTGCAGGCCAACCCCTATCTCGGCCGGCCCGGCCGCAGCGGGATGATGCTGCCCATCGAGGGCGACCGCTGGATGGTGAGCCTCGCCGGCACCCGGGGCGGCGGTGAGCCGCCGGCGGACCCGGACGCCTTCCTGCGCTACGCCCTCGACCTGCCCGACCCGATCGTCGGCCGGCTGGTCTCCGGTGCCGAGCCGCTCACCGACGTCCATGTCAGCCGCAGCACCAGCAACCACCGCCGCTATCTGGAGAAGACCCGCCACTGGCCCGAGCGGTTCGTCGTCCTCGGCGACGCGCTGGCCACCTTCAACCCGGCGTACGGTCAGGGCATGTCGGTGGCGGCGATGGGCGCGCAGGTGCTGGCCCGGGAGCTGCGGGAGGCGGGACTGACCGGGGCCGGACTGGCCCGGCGGGTGCAGCGGACGGCGGCGCGGTCGGTGGAGGGGGCGTGGACGATGGCGGTCAGCCAGGACGTGTGGTTCCCCGGGACCCGGGGCGGCTCGCCCGGACTCGCGGACCGCCTGGTCACGGCGTACACCCGCCGCATGATCCGCACGGCGACCGGTTCGTACACGGCGGCGTCGGCGGTCTGGGACGTGACGAGCATGACGACGGGGCCGACGCGACTGCTGCGCCCGTCGACGGTACTGGCGACGCTGAACGGGCCGCCGCTGCCGCCGGCGGTCGGGGCCCCGCTGACGAAACAGGAGCGGGAGATCCTGCGGGACCTGGACCGCACGGGCACCTGA
- a CDS encoding MAB_1171c family putative transporter: MSLVVYLAAAVLALSAAVLFRRPNTAVGKPSGLRNALTVSTCVAIALGAVVFLCSAPMTLAAVNDLTGVPNFGAPLTYGLLSAYSCSLLILLINWRGGPRERVRRLVLRCIAVYGPLIVAIVVLFALADARVERLNDLDTYYANTPGMREMIVLYLLGHTAAIVAMTVVCVRWGREVTGLLRAGLWLIFVGALLDLVGFQLTKYTAVVARWTGHDLDFLSTRVAPPMAALAALTCSAGFVLPRLLPAAVGHWRGLRDYRRLDPLWLRVGFVSTAPKPPSAWWQSPAERLHCREVAIHDALLALAPYFDDRVRERALSAALAEGRSAHQARVAAEAAMLAAAARRAAAHEEPLRTPSTGRLHATEVSGAGGLVELAQALGGSDAAGTMREGTVKAF; this comes from the coding sequence ATGAGTCTCGTGGTCTATCTGGCGGCCGCCGTCCTCGCGCTGTCCGCCGCCGTACTGTTCCGGCGCCCGAACACGGCCGTCGGCAAGCCCTCGGGGCTGCGCAACGCGCTGACCGTGTCCACCTGCGTGGCGATCGCGCTCGGCGCCGTGGTGTTCCTCTGCTCGGCGCCGATGACCCTGGCCGCCGTCAACGACCTCACCGGCGTCCCCAACTTCGGCGCACCGCTGACATACGGGCTGCTCTCGGCGTACAGCTGCTCGCTGCTGATCCTGCTGATCAACTGGCGGGGCGGGCCCCGCGAGCGGGTACGGCGGCTGGTGCTGCGCTGCATCGCCGTGTACGGCCCGCTGATCGTGGCCATCGTGGTGCTGTTCGCGCTGGCGGACGCGCGGGTGGAGCGGCTGAACGACCTCGACACGTACTACGCCAACACCCCCGGCATGCGCGAGATGATCGTGCTGTACCTGCTCGGGCACACCGCGGCCATCGTGGCGATGACGGTGGTGTGCGTGCGCTGGGGCCGGGAGGTCACCGGGCTGCTCAGGGCGGGCCTGTGGCTGATCTTCGTGGGGGCACTGCTGGACCTGGTGGGGTTCCAGCTCACCAAGTACACGGCCGTGGTGGCCCGTTGGACGGGCCATGACCTGGACTTCCTCTCCACCCGGGTGGCCCCGCCGATGGCCGCGCTGGCCGCCCTGACCTGTTCCGCCGGGTTCGTGCTGCCGCGGCTGCTGCCGGCCGCCGTGGGGCACTGGCGCGGGCTGCGCGACTACCGGCGCCTGGACCCGCTGTGGCTCCGGGTGGGTTTCGTGTCGACCGCCCCCAAACCGCCCTCCGCCTGGTGGCAGTCGCCCGCCGAGCGCCTGCACTGCCGTGAAGTGGCCATCCATGACGCCCTGTTGGCGCTGGCACCGTACTTCGACGACCGGGTGCGCGAGCGGGCGCTGTCGGCCGCGCTGGCCGAGGGCCGCTCCGCGCACCAGGCGCGGGTCGCCGCGGAGGCCGCCATGCTCGCCGCGGCGGCCCGCCGGGCGGCGGCACACGAGGAGCCGCTGCGGACGCCGAGCACCGGCCGACTGCACGCCACGGAGGTGTCCGGGGCGGGCGGGCTGGTGGAGTTGGCGCAGGCACTGGGGGGATCGGATGCCGCGGGGACGATGCGTGAAGGTACGGTTAAGGCCTTCTGA
- a CDS encoding MAB_1171c family putative transporter → MTGLIAYVSCAVLWLGLLVRAPDLLRHRHDPYLRTLCAVLGLAGLCFFLGSPPTVGAVNRLSGIPNLAAPLTYVAITAYGAASQILVALWRGGPGARRTARRWVAGYAGVVLCIAVLFALGDAAVERREDLDTYYATTPYLREMILLYLAGHLTAVTITAVSALRWAREVRGPLRAGLVTLGAGAVCGAGYSGSKLVAVTARWTGRDWAALATQGAPVAAGTAALLTVAGVLIPLAGPRLIEWRRARRTYVRLEPLERELDEILARRRLRLPRPRWSSPVTRLVWRQTSIHNALSHLDAYVDRELYDTTREAALRTTGDPERAAATAWAAVIRAAARVCMADRAGRDAPLGAVYAGESEWFQQRAPGPDALVRIADALVTSPLVRGALTPAVERSSPV, encoded by the coding sequence ATGACCGGCCTGATCGCCTACGTGAGCTGCGCCGTGCTGTGGCTCGGCCTGCTGGTGCGCGCCCCGGACCTGCTCCGCCACCGGCACGACCCCTATCTGCGCACCCTGTGTGCCGTGCTGGGCCTGGCCGGCCTGTGCTTCTTCCTCGGCTCCCCGCCCACCGTCGGCGCCGTCAACCGCCTCAGCGGCATCCCCAACCTCGCGGCCCCGCTGACGTACGTGGCGATCACCGCCTACGGCGCCGCCTCGCAGATCCTGGTCGCCCTGTGGCGGGGCGGGCCGGGCGCGCGCCGCACCGCCCGCCGCTGGGTCGCCGGCTACGCCGGTGTGGTGCTGTGCATCGCGGTGCTGTTCGCGCTGGGCGATGCCGCGGTGGAGCGCCGCGAGGACCTGGACACGTACTACGCGACGACGCCCTACCTGCGCGAGATGATCCTGCTCTATCTGGCCGGGCATCTCACCGCCGTCACCATCACCGCGGTCTCCGCGCTGCGCTGGGCCCGCGAGGTGCGCGGCCCGCTGCGCGCGGGACTGGTCACGCTGGGGGCCGGAGCGGTGTGCGGCGCCGGGTACAGCGGGTCCAAGCTCGTCGCCGTGACCGCCCGCTGGACCGGGCGCGACTGGGCGGCGCTGGCCACCCAGGGCGCCCCGGTCGCCGCGGGCACGGCCGCCCTGCTGACGGTGGCCGGCGTGCTGATCCCGCTGGCCGGACCCCGGCTCATCGAGTGGCGGCGGGCCCGGCGGACGTACGTACGCCTGGAGCCCCTGGAGCGGGAGCTGGACGAGATCCTCGCCCGCCGCCGGCTGCGACTGCCGCGCCCGCGCTGGTCCTCCCCCGTCACCCGGCTGGTCTGGCGCCAGACCAGCATCCACAACGCGCTCAGCCACCTGGACGCCTACGTCGACCGGGAGTTGTACGACACCACGCGCGAGGCCGCCCTGCGCACGACCGGCGACCCGGAGCGGGCGGCGGCGACGGCGTGGGCCGCGGTGATCCGGGCGGCGGCCAGGGTGTGCATGGCGGACCGGGCGGGCCGCGACGCACCGCTCGGGGCGGTGTACGCCGGTGAGTCGGAGTGGTTCCAGCAGCGGGCGCCCGGCCCGGACGCGCTGGTGCGTATCGCGGACGCGCTGGTCACCTCGCCGCTGGTGCGCGGGGCGTTGACACCGGCGGTGGAACGGAGCTCCCCCGTATGA